In Caloenas nicobarica isolate bCalNic1 chromosome 5, bCalNic1.hap1, whole genome shotgun sequence, a single genomic region encodes these proteins:
- the LOC135989063 gene encoding inositol 1,4,5-trisphosphate receptor-interacting protein-like 1 translates to MAIVDIFFGIWQILTLNVQSVGYEPDEETRERMEQRAEMLNREMTRLWQEVEEMSQEHRNQEQSGFAWAPLLLSALQHWQCWALAGVLVLLFGLCCWLRKRSREPEREEENSGNDTQEKEAEEDNEDADDLGKFIDEHIQRPVQNSDRDCEAVNKLMERFLFVFKYVFFNPWYPVLEKAIEVGSAFQGCSPHKEDITYCLLLPLKPPRGHIFHLEQGSAWPMRYFRIRVELVCTCEMEQLAGETHCFLHDPEEEQRRKEGPSILHDLCTDSYLHVQKIARWFQNVVRHSWRILPESATHRLTMLPSDRSCKFQVTQGQEKRLLIELIFGVQQGDSDIFLSSHNTEAAYTPSTTWLESYSVAEMKFFRHIARQAQPDSVHLRCLQLCVQSLLGRDFSNSTFVTLLMHLLTTIPLSDWGRRDFLERLEDILQYLRSCLEDRCLNHFFIGNEKVSEVIILPPDLRTAEPLNLFQHLEQDPDAYEDAWLEFLALRSRLRRLVLH, encoded by the coding sequence ATGGCTATCGTGGACATTTTCTTTGGGATTTGGCAAATTCTTACCCTGAACGTGCAGTCGGTCGGCTATGAGCCGGATGAGGAGACGCGCGAGCGCATGGAGCAGCGTGCGGAGATGCTGAACCGGGAGATGActcggctgtggcaggaggtagaggagatgagccaggagcACAGGAACCAGGAGCAGAGCGGCTTTGCCTGGGcacccctgctcctctctgccttgcagcactggcaatgctgggcccttgctggagtcctggtcctgctcttcgggctctgctgctggctcaggAAACGGAGCCGTgagccagagagagaagaggagaactCCGGCAACGACACGCAGGAGAAGGAAGCCGAAGAAGACAATGAGGATGCAGATGACCTGGGAAAGTTTATTGATGAGCACATCCAGAGGCCAGTTCAGAACTCGGACAGAGACTGCGAGGCTGTGAACAAACTGATGGAAAGATTCCTCTTTGTCTTCAAGTATGTCTTCTTCAATCCGTGGTACCCGGTGCTGGAAAAAGCCATTGAGGTGGGCAGTGCCTTCCAAGGTTGTAGTCCTCATAAAGAAGACATCACCTACTGCCTGCTTCTGCCCCTGAAGCCACCCCGTGGACACATCTTCCACCTCGAGCAGGGCTCCGCGTGGCCCATGAGGTACTTTCGCATCCGGGTGGAGCTGGTGTGTACCTGTGAGatggagcagctggcaggagagACACATTGCTTCCTCCATGACCCCgaagaggagcagaggaggaaggagggccCCAGCATCCTACATGACCTCTGCACTGACTCCTACCTACATGTGCAGAAAATTGCGCGCTGGTTCCAGAACGTGGTGAGACATTCCTGGAGGATTCTGCCCGAATCAGCCACACACCGCCTAACAATGCTGCCCTCCGACCGCTCCTGCAAATTCCAAGTGACACAAGGCCAGGAGAAAAGGCTCTTAATTGAGTTGAtctttggggtgcagcaagGCGACTCGGACATCTTCCTGAGCAGCCACAATACAGAGGCTGCCTACACCCCAAGCACGACCTGGCTGGAGAGCTACTCTGTGGCAGAGATGAAGTTCTTCAGGCATATTGCCAGGCAGGCACAGCCTGACAGCGTCCACCTCagatgcctgcagctctgtgtccagagcctgctgggcagagACTTTTCCAACTCTACCTTTGTGACCCTTCTGATGCACCTGCTGACCACCATACCCCTGTCggactggggcaggagggattTCTTGGAGCGGCTGGAGGACATCCTGCAGTACCTGCGCAGCTGCCTGGAGGACAGATGCCTGAACCACTTTTTCATCGGCAATGAGAAGGTTTCCGAGGTGATTATCTTGCCGCCGGATTTGCGAACGGCTGAACCGCTCAACCtcttccagcacctggagcaggaTCCTGATGCCTATGAGGACGCGTGGCTTGAGTTTCTAGCACTGCGAAGTCGGCTTCGTAGACTGGTGCTCCACTGA